The genomic interval AGTGACAGAAATGTCAGAAGCGATAAAGTCAGTCGCTGTTTCCGACAAGGTGAAGCTGAGCGCGATTGAGCTGTCATTGCTGGTATTCCCGCTAGTGACAGTGGTTGAAGAGATGCTGACAGTTGGCGGTGTAGTGTCCGGGTCAGATATCGTTACCGTGGTCTGGACAGGGGATTTATTGATCCGGAAATTATCAATAACATAACCGCAATAGCCTTCATATTGTCTGTTGGTTGTATCATAAACTACAAATTTGACCTGAGCGGCGCTGTTTCCCGTCCAGGATAAGTTTGAAATTTTGCCCTGAAAATTGAAGATGGAATCACCGCTGGTCTGGGCTGCCCCATTGCCCATATTATTATCAATGGTGAAGCTGACGTTATTTGATGAATCAACTGTATCGATAACTTGCAGAACCAGCCTGTCTGCCGCATTGACAAAGCCGCTGTAGACAGAGCTGTCATCACAGTAGCTGCCATAGCCATCAGCATTGGCTTCAGACCAATCAAATTCAATGTCATAATCAGTGCCGCTGTTCAGGCTGACAGACCTGTAGGGTTCTTCTTTGTTCTGGATATGAAGAACATTATTGCCAATTGGCGGAGAGCTGGACGTGAAATCAACATTTGGCTGCGTGCGGATGGTTTTGTCAGACCATTCCGTTGCCCCGCCGTCGAAGGTCGCATTGGACGATACATTTTCCAAAAAGGCGACCGGAAAGACCTCATTCCCCTCTGTCACACCGTCACTGATAATTGCGGCAGTCACAGTCAGGGTTTGGTTACCAGCGGCAATGGTCCGATAGCCAAGCTGGCTGGCCGCGACTGTGAAATCAGTCCCCAAAGTTGCCGTGGCGCTATTAGCAGACACATAGACCTCTACCCCGCCTGAAGGCGCGGTATAGCCCAGGTCAAAGGTCACAACAGCATTATTGCCTTCAGTGACTGACGGGCTGGTCGCTGTGCCCGCAAGAGCCAGACCAGACGCAACAAGAAATAGCAGTGTGAGCGCGAAACGTATCACAACGGTTACCCAAAAATTCTAATTTTCGATCCACTCACCACAGGGATTAAACGACATCTTCCCCGCATTTCTTAACAAAAAGGCAGAAAATGGGTTCACAAGCGAACATTTCATTCGTTTATGCTACAGTAGCATGTAGTCATGTAGCAGAGAAGTATGATGAGGAAAGATGATGGCTGATATCCCTTCACATGCAGATAAACTGAAAGATCTGGCAAAGAAGAGAGCGCTGGAAGCGTTATTAGAGGACACCAAAGGCAGCGTTGAAGAAAAAGTTGCTGCCTTGCAAACGGTCCATGCAGTTGACCGGCAACGGATCAGCGCAGCGCTATCCGGGCTGATGAAAAAAGATTAGTCCGCTGCCTCTATAATCCGGACTTCGCGGATCACACCCCCATCAAGAGCCGCCAAGGCTTCGGCATAGGCCGGGCTTTCATAAGCGGCGTTTGCGGCCTCAACACTGTCAAATTCAATCAATACAGTGCGTTGCATCTGGCCGTGTTCATGCAAAGCAGACGGCATTCCGCGGGCCAGAATCCGCCCGCCACTTGCTGTCAGAGCTGGACCTGCCAAAGCGGCATAGGCCGCCAGCTTGGCGTCATCCAGAACCTCATTATAGATAGAAATCCAATAGGCTTTTTTGCTCATCGCCGTGTTTTCCCCCAAAGGTCAGCCTTTTTTCAGCTCTGCCCGGATTTCAGCTGTCCAGCCAATATAACTTTTACCCTCATCGGCAACCAAAACAGGCCGTTTCATCACCGCAGGGTGGTTCGTGATCAGCGTATAAGCTTTCTTTTCTTTTTCGTCTTCAGACAGGTTCCGCCATGTGGTGGAATTGCGGTTCAGGAGCGTATCATCCCCGTGCTTGGCCAACAGCCCAGCCAGTAAGCCAGGGTCCATGCCATCCTCGCGCACATCAATCATGGCAACCTGGTGCCCGTCAGCCTCTATATCTTTCAGGGCTTTGCGGCAGCTGTCACAATTCTTTAGTCCATACAGTGTTACATACATTATCAGCGTCCCCTCACCCAACGCGGGTTTTGCAGCACGACTTTCAGCCTGATAGGGATAAGAGTATGAAAGAGTTACAGATTTAGCAAGTCTGAAGCCACTTAATCAGGGGCTACAGTCTAAAAACCCTGTATTTTCGGCTGTTTTAAGCAAAAAATAGCAGGAATGGGAGGCATTTACAGCCACCCCAGCAGCTGATCAGCTGATGTTTTGGGCATCAATATTGTGCTTGTGTTGGCTCTTGACACAAGCAACGCGTTCGTTTGTCATGAAAGCTTTCCGCCACCCCCGCAGGAGAGACAGATGTCAGATAAGCGCCGTATAGAACTGCTCAGCATCCTAGCGAAAGGCTGCAAGACACATCCGGCCTATCGGGCGATCCGTCCAGCAACAGGGCGATGTGAACCCTGTCAGATCATGTGGCAGGCCCGGCTTGAGCTGAATGAGATTGAGACCAAGCAGTGAGACAATCAACCCGGATCCGTCAAAACACAGATGGCTGAGTTATCTGTGTGGCAGGCAACCGCCCGCAATGAGGTGGAAGCGAACAAGACATCTGCACCCCTGAAAGGGCAGGCAGATTATGAGATTGTGGTGGTCGGCGCCGGATTTACCGGCCTGAGCACAGCTGTGCATCTGGCGGAAAAAGGGACAAGTGTATGCGTGCTGGATGCCCACGATATTGGATGGGGGGCGTCAGGACGCGCAGGCGGTCAGGTTAATCCCCTGCTGCCTGTGGCCACACCAGATGAGCTGTTTTCCCGGCTGCCGCAACCCTTTGCTGAACGATTGGCGCGGCTTTCCATCGGATCTGCTGATTTTTTGTTTGGGCTGATCAGCCGCCATCAGATCAGATGTGAGGCCAGGCAGACAGGATGGCTGCGGGCCCATCATGGCCGTAAGGCCAGATATCAGGCTGAACAATCTGCTCAAAAATGGGCCGCATTTGGGGCTGAGATGCGTATCATCGACGCAGAAACAACTGCGGCTTTGACCGGCACAACCACATACAGATCCGCAAGTTTAACGCCGTCTGGCGGGTTGGTTCATCCGCTGATGCTGGCGATTGGCATGGCACAGGCCGCAAAAGGTTTAGGGGCACATATTTTCAGCTTCAGCCCGGTAAGACGCCTACAGCAAAAGGGGACAGGCTGGCAGGTGCATACCAAAGATGGCAAGGTGAATTGCCGGGCCGTGATTTTTGCCACTAATGGGTATTCGGGCCTGTTTGATGAAGGAAATTGCAGTCTGCAAGGCCAGCTGAAAGCCAGTATTTTGCCCGCCGGGCCAATTCAGATCGCAACAGACCCCCTTGAAGACGAGCTAGCAAACAGCCTGTTACCAAACGGCCATTCCATTTCAGATTCGCGCCGGATGATTATGTATGCACGGCGTGAGCCAGATAACCGGTTTATCTTTGGCGGTATTGGCAGATACGGCCTGAATGGACACATATCTGGTTATGACTGGCTGATCAAAGATGTGAGGCGTATTTTTCCGCAACTGCGCCATCAGGACTGGCCCTATAGGTGGTCAGGCCAGATTGCGCTGACCGATACACATCTGCCTCAGCTCATCGAACTGGCGCCTGGTGTGGTTGCTGGCTTAGGGTATAATGGGCGCGGTGTGGCCATGGCCCATGTGATGGGCAGTATCCTGGCTGATTATGTGCAAGGGGCTGCCTCGGACAGCTTGCCTCTCCCGCTGCTGCCTGCCTGCCGGATGCCGTTCCGGCTGAGTAAACAATTCGGGATGGGCCCGTTTATCTCTGTTGCCAGAGCCCTGGACTGGCTGGAGAGCCGCGGCCAGACCAGCACTTAAAAACAAGTGTTATTTTATGAATGTTGGCGCGTCATTGATGTTTTTCACCTCAATGACATAGCTTTGCTGAGCCGTCAGCTTGCCGCTGTCTGAAACCTCAACCACCACTTCATGCATGCCGACATCTTCGTTTGACGGTGTGCCTGTCAGACGTCCTGCAGAAGATAAATTCAGCCAGCCCGGCAGGCTGAGCCCTGAAAAGCGCAGCTGGTCGCCATGTGCGATATCAATATCAGCATATTCAAGCTGTACCTCATATGGTTTATCCTGAGTCGCATGGCCCAGCGCACCAGTCACAACAGATGGCGCATCATTGGTGTTTTCAACAATAATGGTCAGGTTAAGTTCATCAGACTGGCCCGCAAAATCGGTGACTTTCAGCAGCAGATCATGTGCGCCCACATCATCATTATCTGGGGTTCCTTCCAGCAGACCATCACGAGACAGATACAGCCAGCTTGGCATACGGATGGCTGTAAAATTCAGCTTGTCACCATATTGCAGATCAACATCTCTGACATTGAGCTGCAGGCTGAACATCGCATCTTCAGTGGCGGTCAGGCGCCCTGCTGACTGCGTTCCTGTCTGTGAAGACGATGCAGATACAGCCAGCCGGTCAACAAAGCTGGTCATCTGATCCAATGGCGCACAGGATGTCAGGACAAGTAACCCCCCTAACACATGGAACATTTTCAACGCACGCATCACGCCCTGATCATCACCAACACATACCCGCTTATACCCAGCCTGTCGCACAGCCTCGTATGAAGAGATTACTGGCTTTTCATCAAAAAGGCCACCTGTATCTTACTCCAAATCATGACGTGAAAGCCAGCCTGTTGATTCAGCTATTTACGGCCTATCTTATGTGTTTCAGATTGACCTGCACCGCTGTGGTGCGGCAGGTTCGGATGATGAAGGCGCCGGTTCTTTTGCAGAACAACAGGCTTTGAATTAGGGTAAGTTATGTTTGAAATCCTGGTTAATGATATTCTGCCTGTATTCTCTGTTCTGGTTCTGGGCTTTTTGCTGGGAAAACAAAAAGTGGTGTCAGGAGACGAGGC from SAR116 cluster alpha proteobacterium HIMB100 carries:
- a CDS encoding glycine/D-amino acid oxidase, deaminating (PFAM: FAD dependent oxidoreductase) gives rise to the protein MAELSVWQATARNEVEANKTSAPLKGQADYEIVVVGAGFTGLSTAVHLAEKGTSVCVLDAHDIGWGASGRAGGQVNPLLPVATPDELFSRLPQPFAERLARLSIGSADFLFGLISRHQIRCEARQTGWLRAHHGRKARYQAEQSAQKWAAFGAEMRIIDAETTAALTGTTTYRSASLTPSGGLVHPLMLAIGMAQAAKGLGAHIFSFSPVRRLQQKGTGWQVHTKDGKVNCRAVIFATNGYSGLFDEGNCSLQGQLKASILPAGPIQIATDPLEDELANSLLPNGHSISDSRRMIMYARREPDNRFIFGGIGRYGLNGHISGYDWLIKDVRRIFPQLRHQDWPYRWSGQIALTDTHLPQLIELAPGVVAGLGYNGRGVAMAHVMGSILADYVQGAASDSLPLPLLPACRMPFRLSKQFGMGPFISVARALDWLESRGQTST
- a CDS encoding glutaredoxin family protein, arsenate reductase (PFAM: ArsC family~TIGRFAM: transcriptional regulator, Spx/MgsR family), which codes for MYVTLYGLKNCDSCRKALKDIEADGHQVAMIDVREDGMDPGLLAGLLAKHGDDTLLNRNSTTWRNLSEDEKEKKAYTLITNHPAVMKRPVLVADEGKSYIGWTAEIRAELKKG
- a CDS encoding hypothetical protein (PFAM: Protein of unknown function (DUF1330)) gives rise to the protein MSKKAYWISIYNEVLDDAKLAAYAALAGPALTASGGRILARGMPSALHEHGQMQRTVLIEFDSVEAANAAYESPAYAEALAALDGGVIREVRIIEAAD